The Lysinibacillus irui sequence TACAAAGAGTATTTTAACATGTGACATTCATACACGTTTCCGCACAAAACGTATTTTAACAGCGAATGGTGCAGAAAAAGTTTACAGCCTTGATAACATTTTAGCTGAATCTATTAACGGTTCTGGCTTCAATGCGGAGTATGGCCTTCTTGGCTCGAATAAAGCAACTGAGGATAGTGTGAAATTATTCCCACACACTTGCCAACCAATTGTTGACGGAATCCAAGCAAAAATTAAAGAAGCTACTGGCAAAACTGTAGAGGTCATGATTTACGGTGATGGCGCATTTAAAGATCCAGTAGGCAAAATTTGGGAGCTTGCAGATCCTGTTGTTTCGCCAGCGTTCACAGCGGGATTACATGGTACACCGAACGAAGTAAAATTAAAATACTTAGCAGACAATGATTTTGCGGACCTTCGAGGTGAGGAATTAAAAGCTGCTATTTCGGAATATATTCAGAATAAAGATGAGGATTTAACTGGTCAAATGGCTGCACAAGGAACAACACCTCGTCGCTTAACTGACCTAATCGGTTCCCTATCTGATCTTACATCTGGTTCAGGTGATAAAGGAACACCTATGATATACATTCAAGGCTACTTTGATAATTACACTAAATAAACAAAAATGAACTCTCGTCCTAATGAAGAGAGTTCATTTTTATTTATGATGAGGATGACAGGAATCGAACCTGTAATCTCTTTGAAAAGGGATATGCTATCCTTGCACACTTCCTCATAGTTTATAATTTTTGAAAGATTATTATAGTATTACATTTTTCTCAGTCCTTTTTATTGTATAATTCGTCACCTTAATTTCATTAGCTCCATTTTATTTTAAGCCATTAGGTATGATTTCTTCTTGTAGCCAATGCTCACTTGTTTGAACATGCTGTGGTCTCACAAATTTCCCCAAATTATATCGAAAATCATCATAATGGAATGCGTCAATATTTCTAATGACATATCCCTCTTGTTCACCATCAAATATTGATTTACCAGTAAATGTACGTTTTATCTTTTCTTCATCAAAAATACCCCGATATAAAACAGGAACCGTTTCAATACCTAATTCAGCCGCATATGCTACTGTTTCGTCCCAACTTAAACATATATTTTTTTCATTCCAAATACTAAATAAATAAAAATAACTTGTTAGTGCTTTATAATAAATGGAATGCTTCGCATACACATTTTCCCCGCATAATCGCCAATCATTCGGTATATGATAAGCAAAACTCGCATGAAATGTTTTTACCCAATGTCTAGAGGGATGATTAGCGGAATGGATGCTTCTAGCATGCATATAGTCTTTATATAGTGTTGTACCTTCCCCGTCTAACTTTTCAGTTACAACAACCTCTTTCCCAACAAA is a genomic window containing:
- a CDS encoding coenzyme F420-0:L-glutamate ligase, giving the protein MERVIGTVVRGLRGPIINEGDNIEQIVVDTVLNAAKIEGYAIEDRDIVTVTESVVARAQGNYATIDDIAVDVAAKFGDDTVGVIFPILSRNRFANCLRGIAKGVKKVVLMLSYPSDEVGNHLVDIDELDVKGINPWTDTLNEVEFREHFGYKKHTFTGVDYIEYYKELIEAEGASCEVIFSNNPKTILNYTKSILTCDIHTRFRTKRILTANGAEKVYSLDNILAESINGSGFNAEYGLLGSNKATEDSVKLFPHTCQPIVDGIQAKIKEATGKTVEVMIYGDGAFKDPVGKIWELADPVVSPAFTAGLHGTPNEVKLKYLADNDFADLRGEELKAAISEYIQNKDEDLTGQMAAQGTTPRRLTDLIGSLSDLTSGSGDKGTPMIYIQGYFDNYTK
- a CDS encoding RNA ligase family protein translates to MTKLMKYPRSFHLPWSRGYTHDDKVAKNVNHFVGKEVVVTEKLDGEGTTLYKDYMHARSIHSANHPSRHWVKTFHASFAYHIPNDWRLCGENVYAKHSIYYKALTSYFYLFSIWNEKNICLSWDETVAYAAELGIETVPVLYRGIFDEEKIKRTFTGKSIFDGEQEGYVIRNIDAFHYDDFRYNLGKFVRPQHVQTSEHWLQEEIIPNGLK